ACTGACATAAGCGACTCGGTTAACAGGGAAAAATCCACTCTTTGGCATCGTGACCTCAACAGTACTGTTTCTAAACGAGATGAACCCGGAAAGCATAATGAAAAAGATAACTGCGAAATTGGTTCAATGGTAGTAGAATTCACAAACTTTCATTAAAAATCCCAACAGTAAGTTAGTATACTTAACATCATTATCGATTTTCGTGAGCGACATCACAAATAGATTGTATGTCAATTAAATATCGAATAACATTCTACTGAATCAAGCTCACTCCAAGGAGTTCGTGTAAGATTAAGTGTAATGAAGAAGACACTTTGATTTTTCATAACCGGTGGGAAGAATTTGTACTTTACAAAAAAGCTGATAGGATCAACCAATGAAAATACTTAAGACCACATTTGTTTTCACGTTGTTGCTTACATTCGGAATAGCATCAGCCCAAACATTTTCTGCCTTTACAACGCGGGTGGAATCAGCGCCGGAATCGTTGCGTACAACTATTGTCGATAGTTTTCTTGCTGCTCAACCCCGGTTGCCGTTCTTCGATAACGATACCACAGTAGTATGGCTTTACAATGGTTTAGTAAGCAGTGTAAACATCCCCGGCGATGCGAACAACTGGACGCTCAATGCGTATTCAATGTCTCGATTAAGTACAACCAATCTCTGGTATCACACCCATCGTTTTGAATCCGACGCGCGACTCGATTACAAATTCGTAACCAATGGCAGTAACTGGATTCTCGATCCCCGGAATCCTTACCAGGTTTCCGGTGGGTTTGGACCAAACTCGGAGATGCGAATGCCAACTTATCAGCCGCCGCCGGAGATTGGATACAGTGCAACGATACCTCATGGTACATTTTTTGATACTACTTTTTTTAGCACAGAACTTGGAAATTCTCGCACAGTACGGGTTTATCTTCCCCCCACCTATAACACTTCATCCGATTCCTTTCCTGTGGTATTGGCGCACGACGGCTTAGAGTACATTTCACTCGCGCGAATGAACAATGTGCTCGATAACTTAATTGCTTCCGAACGGATTCAGCCATGTATTGTTGTATTCGTTCCGCCAGTGAATCGCACCAATGAGTATGCCGGTAACCAGATGTCATCTTTTTCGGCTTTTCTTGTTAACACGGTGATGGCAACCGTCGACCAGCGATTCCGAACTCGTCGCGATCCAACGTATCGCGCAACTCTTGGCGCCTCAAATGGTGGCAACATCTCATTATGGTTGGGATTACACTATCCACAAGTATTTGGAAATGTTGTCGCTCAATCCAGCAACGTACAGACCGCGATCTCAAACGGATTTCGTGATACACCTCGTTTACCGCTAAAGCTCTATTTAGATTTAGGTACTTATGATATTCCCGCACTGATCCCATTAGTGAGAAACTTTGTACCAATTTTACAAGAGCGGGGATACCCCTATTACTACATCGAGTTTCATGAAGGACACTCATGGGGGAATTGGCGCGCACATCTGGACATTGCCCTCGAGTATTTGTTTCCCGGTCCGGCATTATCGGCTCCTCCGGCGACAACGATTCCAACTCGATACGATGTAGCACAGGTGTTTCCCAATCCCGGTAATGCCAGTTTTACCGTAAAGTTCCACTTACCATCGCCGCAGTCGGTCTCGATTGTTATCTTCGATACGACTGCCCGGTTGGTCGGTTCTGTTGCAGTGGGGAACTTGTCGACAGGGGATCATATCATACCCTTTGATGGAGCGAGTTTTGCCAGTGGTTCCTATTATTGCTGGGTACGTTCCCGTAGTGGTGATTCGGTTACCAGATTTGTGGTGTTAAAGTAACATGGCAGGAAAACTTTGTCCGAAGATTATTCTGGAAGGCACTCGTCTAACCCAGAAAACCGATTTGGCATTTGCATTAAATGAACATCCACGCATTGTCGGTCCGCGGAAGTATCGGTATCATTCACCCATTGTATCCGCCGAATGGTGTGCCTTTACGAATTTCCCGTGGGGACGCGGACTCATCAACTTCGAACCCCAGGAAGAAGCGTTGGCAATCGAAACCTACCAAACTTGGATTCGGTTGTTTGAATTACAAAAGTACTATTCTTGGATCGTCGACCGTTTCCATATTTCAACGATGGTCTATCAACAAACGCGTCATAGCAAGAAGTTCGATTTTACTTGGTTAGAACAACGGTTAGTTCCCCTCGGTTTTCGGATTGTCTTCTGTTGGCGTTCTGCCGATTCTTTTTACCAAGCAAGGGAAGAACGCAGAAAAGTATCCGGGAAACCTTCCCAATACGATGACATCGATCAATTTATCCTCGAACAGGATCGTTTCCGTGAAGTATTGCTTTCAAGTCAACTTCCTATACTGGAACTCGATGTCTCTCATAACAATCTATCCACTGCTTGTGACCGGATTGCCGATTGGCTCGAGCAAACAGACGGCCTCTACATGAAGTAGTCACACTACATTTTGTAAATTACCGGAACCTAACGTAATCTCACCCAGTTAGATAGTTGAGGAATCAAACAATCGGGTTTTTACCGAATCCTCTTTCTTTGTATCTTTCAGTTTGCACTCGAGGGGAAACGCATGAACCTATTGGTTACGGGCGGCGCTGGATTTATCGGCTCGAACTTTCTCTATTTACTACAAGAAGTACGTCCCGACTGGCGGGTTGTAAACGTCGATGCGTTGACCTATGCCGGCAATTTGGAATCCTTGACCGGTCTTGACGGCTGGGCGAACTACCGGTTTGTGAAAGCCGACATTTGTGACCGCACTGCATTGTCGAATCTCTTTGAGGAAGAGAAGTTTACGGCAGTGATTAATTTTGCCGCGGAGTCTCATGTCGACCGTTCGATTCTGGATCCCGGGGTATTTGTTACCACCAATGTGAACGGTACCCAAGTTCTCTTAGATATGTCGAGAAAGTTCGGTATAACCAAGTACTTACAAGTATCCACCGATGAGGTGTACGGTTCGCTCGGGGCGACCGGATTCTTTACCGAAACAACGCCGTTAGCGCCGAATAGTCCCTACAGCGCAGCGAAAACCGGCGCTGATTTATTGGTACGGGCATATTATCACACCTTCGACTTGCCGGCCGTCATTACTCGATGCAGCAACAACTACGGTCCCTATCAGTTCCCGGAAAAACTGATTCCCCTGATGATTCAGAATGCGTTGACCGACAAGCAGTTACCGGTGTACGGCGATGGGAGAAATGTCCGCGACTGGCTCCACGTCGAGGATCACTGTACCGCGCTGTTATTGGCATTAGAGCATGGAAAGCCCGGGGAAGTTTACAACATCGGCGGCAACAACGAGCAGTTCAACATTGACATCGTAAAAACCATTTTATCGATATTAGGGAAACCGGAGTCGTTGATTCGGTATGTTCCCGACCGTCCCGGTCACGACCGTCGCTATGCTATCGATGCAACCAAGATTTCGACCGAATTGGGTTGGAAACCGAATTGGACCTTTGAACCGGGACTACAGGCAACGGTACTGTGGTATCTTGACCATCGTGATTGGGTGGAACACATCCAAACCAAGAGTTACTTGGATTATTACGACCGGCAATATGCCGACCGGCTGGCAAAAGGGCGCTTGTGAACTATCTCGCGAAACCGATTCGAATCATCGTCGACTTAGGCTGCCTGATGGCTGCCTATGGTGGCGCCTATCTCCTGCGGTATGAGTCGGGGCTGTTTACCGTAAACGTTCGCGGCGATTTTCTTGCGGCGTCTCTCTTGTTATCGGTTTCCTGGCTCATCGTTTTTCTGGTGTTGGGGCATTATTCCGGGCACCCGGTTTTACCCTTGCTCACGAATATGAAAAAAGTTGCTGTGGTAGTATTGATTGGCGGTTTAACACTATTCTGGTTGACTTTCGAGGCAGAACGCCCACTTCCTTCCGGTCGGTTCGTATTGTTAGCATACGGGGTTGGTATTATCTTGCTCGTCCCATTGGGACGAACCGCGCTCATTGCGTTACAACGTTCGCGTTGGCGTGCCGGTCATGACCGGTGCCGGACAATTCTGGTGGGGCATGGTAGATGGATCAAACTCCTATCGGAAGAGTTTACGAATCATCCCGAATTTGGTCATGAGTACATTGGCAATGTCCGCTTAAC
The nucleotide sequence above comes from bacterium. Encoded proteins:
- a CDS encoding alpha/beta hydrolase-fold protein; translated protein: MKILKTTFVFTLLLTFGIASAQTFSAFTTRVESAPESLRTTIVDSFLAAQPRLPFFDNDTTVVWLYNGLVSSVNIPGDANNWTLNAYSMSRLSTTNLWYHTHRFESDARLDYKFVTNGSNWILDPRNPYQVSGGFGPNSEMRMPTYQPPPEIGYSATIPHGTFFDTTFFSTELGNSRTVRVYLPPTYNTSSDSFPVVLAHDGLEYISLARMNNVLDNLIASERIQPCIVVFVPPVNRTNEYAGNQMSSFSAFLVNTVMATVDQRFRTRRDPTYRATLGASNGGNISLWLGLHYPQVFGNVVAQSSNVQTAISNGFRDTPRLPLKLYLDLGTYDIPALIPLVRNFVPILQERGYPYYYIEFHEGHSWGNWRAHLDIALEYLFPGPALSAPPATTIPTRYDVAQVFPNPGNASFTVKFHLPSPQSVSIVIFDTTARLVGSVAVGNLSTGDHIIPFDGASFASGSYYCWVRSRSGDSVTRFVVLK
- the rfbB gene encoding dTDP-glucose 4,6-dehydratase, whose protein sequence is MNLLVTGGAGFIGSNFLYLLQEVRPDWRVVNVDALTYAGNLESLTGLDGWANYRFVKADICDRTALSNLFEEEKFTAVINFAAESHVDRSILDPGVFVTTNVNGTQVLLDMSRKFGITKYLQVSTDEVYGSLGATGFFTETTPLAPNSPYSAAKTGADLLVRAYYHTFDLPAVITRCSNNYGPYQFPEKLIPLMIQNALTDKQLPVYGDGRNVRDWLHVEDHCTALLLALEHGKPGEVYNIGGNNEQFNIDIVKTILSILGKPESLIRYVPDRPGHDRRYAIDATKISTELGWKPNWTFEPGLQATVLWYLDHRDWVEHIQTKSYLDYYDRQYADRLAKGRL